One window of the Methylocystis parvus OBBP genome contains the following:
- the nrdR gene encoding transcriptional regulator NrdR, whose translation MRCPYCGSFDTQVKDSRPAEDSACIRRRRVCPTCGGRFTTFERVQLREVIVVKKSGKRAPFDRDKLTRSVEIALRKRPVEPERVERMISGIVRQLESLGELEVESQRIGELVIEGLRSLDAVAYVRFASVYRDFREARDFNAIIDELESGGEFAEDADD comes from the coding sequence ATGCGCTGTCCCTATTGTGGCTCCTTCGACACGCAGGTGAAGGATTCGCGTCCCGCCGAGGATTCGGCCTGCATCCGGCGCCGGCGCGTCTGCCCGACCTGCGGCGGCCGCTTCACGACCTTCGAGCGCGTGCAACTGCGCGAGGTCATCGTCGTCAAGAAATCCGGCAAGCGCGCGCCTTTCGATCGCGACAAGCTCACGCGCTCCGTGGAGATCGCGCTGCGCAAGCGCCCGGTCGAGCCTGAAAGGGTCGAGCGCATGATTTCGGGCATCGTTCGCCAGCTCGAAAGCCTGGGCGAGCTGGAGGTCGAAAGCCAACGCATCGGCGAACTCGTCATTGAGGGCTTGCGTTCGCTGGACGCGGTGGCCTATGTCCGTTTCGCTTCCGTCTATCGCGACTTCCGTGAAGCGCGCGATTTCAACGCCATCATCGACGAACTGGAAAGCGGCGGCGAATTCGCCGAAGACGCCGACGATTAG
- the glyA gene encoding serine hydroxymethyltransferase gives MSQSGFFTTSLAQSDPELAKAIELELGRQKHEIELIASENIVSKAVMEAQGSVLTNKYAEGYPGKRYYGGCQYVDIAENLAIDRAKKLFGCGFANVQPNSGSQANQSVFLALAQPGDVFMGLDLAAGGHLTHGSPVNLSGKWFKPVPYTVRKDDQRIDMDQVAALAREHKPKIIIAGGSGYSRIWDFEAFRKIADEVGAYFMVDMAHFAGLVAAGLHPSPFPHAHIVTTTTHKTLRGPRGGMVLTNDEDIAKKINSAVFPGLQGGPLMHVIAAKAVAFGEALTPEFKAYQQRVKDNAQTLAQTLVDAGLAIVSGGTENHLMLVDLRPKKITGKAAEAALGRAHITCNKNGIPFDPEKPFVTSGVRLGTPAATSRGFGVGEFKEVGGLIVEVLDGLSSKGEEANAGTEAAVKEKVHALTAKFPIYS, from the coding sequence ATGAGCCAGTCCGGTTTCTTCACCACCTCCCTTGCGCAGTCCGATCCGGAGCTCGCCAAGGCGATCGAACTCGAGCTCGGCCGCCAGAAGCACGAGATCGAGCTGATCGCGTCGGAGAACATTGTTTCCAAGGCGGTGATGGAGGCTCAGGGCTCGGTTCTCACCAACAAATATGCCGAGGGCTATCCGGGCAAGCGCTATTATGGCGGCTGCCAGTATGTCGACATCGCCGAGAATCTCGCGATCGACCGCGCCAAGAAGCTTTTCGGCTGCGGCTTCGCCAATGTGCAGCCGAATTCCGGCTCGCAGGCCAACCAGTCCGTCTTCCTGGCGCTCGCGCAGCCGGGCGACGTCTTCATGGGCCTCGACCTCGCGGCCGGCGGCCATCTGACCCACGGCTCGCCCGTCAACCTCTCGGGCAAGTGGTTCAAGCCGGTTCCCTACACCGTCCGCAAGGACGATCAGCGCATCGACATGGATCAGGTCGCCGCGCTCGCCCGCGAGCACAAGCCGAAGATCATCATCGCCGGCGGCTCGGGCTATTCGCGCATCTGGGACTTCGAGGCCTTCCGCAAGATCGCCGATGAAGTCGGCGCCTATTTCATGGTGGACATGGCTCACTTCGCCGGCCTCGTCGCCGCGGGCCTGCATCCCTCGCCGTTCCCGCACGCCCATATCGTCACCACCACGACGCACAAGACGCTTCGCGGCCCGCGCGGCGGCATGGTGCTGACCAATGACGAAGACATCGCCAAGAAGATCAATTCGGCGGTGTTCCCGGGCCTGCAGGGCGGCCCGCTGATGCATGTCATCGCCGCCAAGGCCGTCGCCTTCGGCGAGGCGCTGACGCCCGAGTTCAAGGCCTATCAGCAGCGCGTGAAGGACAATGCGCAGACGCTGGCGCAGACGCTGGTCGACGCCGGCCTCGCCATCGTCTCCGGCGGCACCGAGAACCATCTGATGCTGGTCGATCTGCGTCCCAAGAAGATCACCGGCAAGGCGGCGGAAGCCGCGCTCGGCCGCGCCCACATCACCTGCAACAAGAACGGCATCCCCTTCGACCCGGAGAAGCCCTTCGTCACCTCCGGCGTCCGTCTCGGCACGCCGGCGGCGACCTCGCGCGGCTTCGGCGTGGGCGAGTTCAAGGAAGTCGGCGGCCTGATCGTCGAAGTGCTGGACGGCCTGTCGTCGAAGGGCGAAGAGGCCAATGCGGGCACGGAAGCGGCGGTGAAGGAGAAGGTCCACGCGCTGACCGCGAAGTTCCCGATCTATTCATAA
- a CDS encoding GNAT family N-acetyltransferase, whose protein sequence is MIMELPPGVSFAAMTLEEIAELGAWAAGEGWNPGRNDLSIAHGVDPDAFIALREGETLVGGGSVFSYGGRFGFLGLFIMRREYRNRGLGGALWRHLIARSKERVREGAVGLDGVFAMIPYYEKSGFRQAYRHIRFQGVAAGAPDAGVMRDVGDFLADILVYDRPLFPAPREKFLARWVAQPGAHVAGLYEKGKLAGYGVARPCLTGYKIGPLAANDPLTAHRLLSDLMARVASERIQIDMPDVNVAAMALAERFGFKQVFGCVRMYGGPAPDLPVDRIFGVTSLEFG, encoded by the coding sequence ATGATCATGGAATTGCCGCCGGGCGTTTCGTTCGCCGCCATGACTTTGGAGGAAATCGCGGAGCTTGGCGCCTGGGCGGCGGGCGAAGGGTGGAATCCGGGGCGCAACGATCTCTCCATCGCGCATGGCGTCGATCCCGACGCTTTCATCGCGCTGCGCGAGGGCGAGACGCTCGTCGGCGGCGGATCGGTCTTCAGCTATGGCGGGCGCTTCGGCTTTCTGGGGCTGTTCATCATGCGCCGGGAATATCGCAATCGCGGATTGGGCGGCGCGCTGTGGCGCCATCTCATCGCGCGCTCGAAAGAGCGCGTCAGGGAAGGGGCCGTGGGCCTCGACGGCGTCTTCGCCATGATTCCCTATTACGAGAAAAGCGGCTTCCGGCAGGCCTATCGCCACATCCGCTTCCAGGGCGTCGCGGCGGGCGCGCCGGATGCGGGCGTCATGCGCGACGTCGGCGACTTCCTTGCCGACATCCTCGTCTATGACCGCCCGCTCTTCCCCGCGCCGCGCGAAAAATTTTTGGCGCGCTGGGTCGCCCAGCCCGGCGCGCATGTCGCCGGGCTTTACGAGAAGGGGAAACTCGCGGGCTATGGCGTCGCGCGCCCCTGTCTCACGGGCTACAAGATCGGCCCGCTCGCCGCCAATGATCCATTGACCGCGCATCGCCTGCTTTCGGATTTGATGGCGCGCGTCGCCAGCGAGCGGATTCAGATCGACATGCCCGACGTCAACGTCGCCGCCATGGCTCTGGCGGAGCGCTTCGGCTTCAAGCAGGTTTTCGGCTGCGTGCGAATGTATGGCGGGCCCGCGCCGGATCTGCCGGTCGACCGGATTTTCGGCGTGACGTCGCTGGAGTTCGGGTGA
- a CDS encoding DJ-1/PfpI family protein, with protein sequence MLRIGMLIYPMMFDIDLVGPLTYMRRLGDADVFLVWKDRAPVVSDLGVSYAAGHSFEACPKELDILFVPGGLKGAIPAMQDGTILDFLADRGARAKYVTSVCTGSLLLGAAGLLKGYKAASYWMVRDLLPLFGAEPVTERVVIDRNRITGGGATAGLDFGLTLAAELRGEEHAKMLQLAIEYDPHPAFDAGAPERAPAAIVEHLRDMRAGELTAAREAALAAAERFGRD encoded by the coding sequence ATGCTGCGAATCGGCATGCTCATCTATCCGATGATGTTCGACATCGATCTTGTCGGGCCGCTGACCTATATGCGCCGCCTCGGCGACGCCGATGTCTTCCTGGTCTGGAAAGACCGCGCGCCGGTCGTCAGCGACCTCGGCGTCTCTTATGCGGCCGGCCACAGTTTCGAGGCCTGCCCGAAAGAGCTCGACATTCTTTTCGTTCCGGGCGGCCTCAAGGGCGCGATCCCGGCCATGCAGGACGGGACTATCCTCGATTTCCTCGCCGATCGGGGCGCTCGCGCGAAATATGTCACCAGCGTCTGCACCGGTTCGCTCCTCCTCGGCGCGGCGGGGCTGCTCAAAGGCTACAAGGCTGCGAGCTACTGGATGGTGCGCGATCTGCTGCCGCTTTTCGGCGCGGAGCCGGTAACGGAGCGCGTCGTCATCGACCGCAACCGCATCACCGGCGGCGGCGCCACGGCGGGGCTCGATTTCGGCCTGACGCTCGCCGCCGAGCTGCGGGGCGAGGAACACGCGAAAATGCTGCAGCTCGCGATTGAATACGACCCGCATCCGGCCTTCGACGCGGGCGCGCCGGAGCGGGCGCCCGCGGCGATCGTCGAGCATTTGCGCGACATGCGGGCGGGCGAACTGACGGCGGCGCGGGAAGCCGCTTTGGCCGCCGCCGAGCGGTTCGGCAGGGACTAA
- a CDS encoding DUF421 domain-containing protein, which translates to MNSDDIFGTTNHISLAQECARAALIFFFGLALLRVSGRRAYAKWSALDVFVSVIAGSNFSRALTGGAPLWGTLAATALLMALHWSLSRLAAYAPLLSRLLEGRPIILGEDAHINRDLLLWHGVSEQDLRVALRQKGLEGIDDVRLFVLEPNGKFSAIRKG; encoded by the coding sequence ATGAATTCCGACGACATTTTTGGAACGACGAACCATATCTCTCTCGCTCAAGAATGCGCCCGTGCGGCGCTGATCTTCTTTTTCGGGCTCGCGCTTCTCCGCGTCTCCGGGCGGCGCGCTTACGCCAAATGGTCGGCTCTGGACGTCTTCGTTTCCGTGATCGCCGGCTCGAATTTCAGCCGAGCCCTTACGGGCGGCGCGCCTTTATGGGGAACGCTCGCCGCCACAGCCTTGCTGATGGCGCTCCATTGGAGCCTTTCGCGCCTCGCCGCCTACGCGCCATTATTATCCAGGCTCCTGGAAGGGCGGCCGATCATCCTGGGAGAGGACGCCCATATCAATCGCGACCTGCTTCTGTGGCATGGCGTCAGCGAGCAGGACCTTCGCGTCGCCCTGCGTCAGAAAGGATTGGAGGGGATCGACGACGTGCGCTTGTTCGTTCTCGAACCCAACGGAAAATTCTCGGCTATAAGGAAAGGCTGA